The following are encoded together in the Janthinobacterium sp. Marseille genome:
- a CDS encoding cation acetate symporter, whose protein sequence is MKLLTFGIFVLILSLTLVVTYWAARRTNTTSEFYAAGGNLSAKENGFALAGDWMSAAAFLGFTGLTALYGMDGSLYAVSALAAFLLILMVVAEPIRNTGRYTLGDVIAYRMQRPQARLAAVVGTAIVNLAYMIPQLAGAGALMKLLLGVPYSTAVIFVGIGMVVYVRFGGMIATTWVQIIKAVLLLATATVLVTWLLAEVGFNPLKLFSIAEDKYGLQMLAPGNYLKHPLDAFSLSLSLIVGTAGLPHIMTRFFTVPDAKTARKSVIWLMFLAGSFFLATTLIGFAAAIFVGQDAIRAVDKGGNLALPLLAQTLGGGAGSIGGEIFLAIVCAVAFATILAVVAGLTLATSGTVAHDLYVNVIRQGKVSEADQVRVAKLSTLAIGAIATALGLLAEGVNVAVLVILAISIAASANFPVIVLSLFWRRFNTAGVIGGITVGLVSAAGLAFIGPAFMGKAAIFPIVNPTILSLPLGLLGAVVGTFLGGRDLANEERFEEVLYHAQTGAEIH, encoded by the coding sequence ATGAAGCTCCTTACTTTTGGAATTTTCGTATTGATCCTCTCTCTCACACTGGTAGTTACTTATTGGGCCGCTCGGCGTACCAACACTACCAGTGAGTTTTATGCGGCTGGCGGTAACCTGTCGGCCAAAGAAAACGGCTTTGCCCTTGCTGGCGACTGGATGAGTGCCGCGGCTTTCCTCGGCTTCACTGGCCTGACTGCCTTGTACGGCATGGACGGATCGCTTTATGCCGTTTCGGCACTTGCGGCCTTCCTTCTAATCTTGATGGTTGTGGCGGAACCGATTCGCAATACCGGGCGCTACACGTTGGGTGATGTGATCGCCTATCGCATGCAACGCCCGCAAGCGCGGCTCGCTGCTGTCGTCGGCACGGCGATCGTCAATCTCGCCTACATGATTCCGCAATTGGCAGGCGCTGGCGCACTGATGAAACTGCTGCTCGGTGTCCCCTACTCCACCGCCGTTATTTTTGTCGGCATCGGCATGGTGGTGTACGTGCGCTTCGGCGGCATGATCGCCACCACTTGGGTACAAATCATCAAGGCTGTACTGTTGTTGGCCACGGCCACTGTACTAGTGACGTGGCTGTTAGCGGAAGTTGGATTTAACCCGCTTAAGCTGTTCTCGATTGCGGAAGACAAATACGGTCTGCAGATGCTCGCGCCTGGCAATTACCTGAAGCATCCACTAGACGCGTTCTCCCTTTCACTCAGTCTGATCGTGGGCACTGCAGGCCTGCCACACATCATGACGCGGTTCTTTACGGTGCCTGACGCGAAGACTGCACGCAAGTCGGTCATCTGGCTGATGTTCTTGGCAGGTTCGTTCTTCCTTGCCACGACGCTCATCGGCTTTGCCGCAGCGATCTTCGTTGGTCAGGATGCGATTCGCGCAGTCGACAAAGGCGGCAACCTTGCCTTACCGCTTCTGGCACAAACCTTGGGTGGCGGCGCTGGTTCAATCGGTGGCGAGATATTCCTCGCGATCGTCTGCGCGGTCGCCTTTGCGACCATCCTCGCAGTGGTGGCAGGCCTGACCTTGGCAACATCCGGCACCGTGGCGCACGACCTCTACGTGAATGTGATCCGGCAAGGCAAGGTCAGTGAAGCCGACCAAGTGCGCGTGGCAAAACTCTCAACCTTGGCTATCGGCGCCATCGCTACGGCGCTCGGGTTGCTGGCTGAAGGCGTGAACGTCGCTGTGCTGGTGATTCTCGCCATTTCCATCGCGGCGTCGGCAAATTTTCCGGTCATTGTGTTGTCGCTATTCTGGCGGCGTTTCAATACTGCTGGCGTCATCGGCGGCATCACAGTCGGCCTCGTATCTGCTGCAGGGCTGGCGTTTATCGGCCCCGCATTCATGGGCAAGGCAGCGATTTTCCCGATCGTGAATCCAACCATCCTCAGCCTGCCACTTGGCTTGCTGGGGGCAGTGGTGGGCACCTTCCTCGGCGGTCGTGATCTGGCCAATGAAGAACGCTTCGAAGAGGTTTTATATCACGCACAAACCGGCGCAGAAATTCACTAA
- a CDS encoding HD-GYP domain-containing protein, translated as MNILSRISNLFTDKSNTNRKDLLVSLLIMAWVVEARDPYTGGHLWRVSRFAHRLALELGMSETDAARIAIGGFLHDLGKVGIPDQILNKKDKLSEEEYDVIRTHPEIGWRMLANHPLAHIAEHAIRFHHETPDGKGYPTGIRGTDIPVEARIVGICDAFDAMTSTRPYRKGMPIEKALSIIESELGRQFDSIIGAKFVALGKLGHWNHVVGHTDQGIPLQVCGMCGPTVVLRKEQQAGEHVYCRSCATEFVTEQRDEVLGISPTGRNGRAQDLEPIADLKLIKRLLVGVAI; from the coding sequence ATGAACATACTCAGCCGCATAAGTAATTTATTTACCGATAAGTCGAATACAAACCGTAAAGATCTTTTAGTTAGCCTGTTAATTATGGCTTGGGTAGTCGAAGCCAGGGATCCATACACGGGAGGCCATCTCTGGCGCGTTTCTCGTTTCGCGCATAGGTTGGCTTTAGAGTTAGGAATGTCGGAAACCGACGCCGCACGAATCGCTATTGGCGGATTTTTGCATGACCTTGGAAAAGTTGGTATTCCCGATCAAATATTAAACAAGAAAGACAAATTAAGTGAAGAGGAGTACGACGTCATTCGTACTCATCCAGAAATCGGATGGAGAATGTTGGCGAATCATCCACTTGCTCATATTGCCGAACATGCGATCCGATTCCATCACGAGACACCTGATGGTAAAGGCTATCCTACCGGCATTCGCGGCACCGATATTCCAGTTGAGGCCAGAATTGTTGGAATATGCGACGCCTTCGACGCGATGACAAGCACCCGACCGTATCGAAAAGGTATGCCAATTGAGAAAGCACTTTCAATCATTGAATCCGAGCTTGGGCGTCAATTCGACTCTATCATAGGTGCTAAGTTCGTAGCGCTGGGAAAGCTCGGGCATTGGAATCACGTTGTGGGCCACACTGATCAGGGAATCCCGCTGCAGGTGTGCGGAATGTGCGGGCCAACGGTGGTTCTGCGCAAGGAGCAGCAAGCAGGTGAACACGTTTACTGTCGCAGCTGCGCCACCGAATTTGTCACAGAACAGCGCGATGAGGTATTAGGGATTTCTCCGACTGGTCGCAATGGTCGAGCGCAAGATTTGGAGCCAATAGCGGACTTGAAGCTTATTAAGCGTCTACTAGTAGGGGTGGCGATCTAG
- a CDS encoding DUF1109 domain-containing protein, with protein MKTDDLINMLASGDIKPQPIPILRIATHITLGLLVTIALMMTFLGVRENLLQVLMLPAFWMKFIFVIALASIGLIAARRLSSPGGKTNRVPAMLAVPIVIIWSIAAVSLMTAAPGERAELFWGDTWKACPFVISGLSIPIFIAILSAMRELAPTRLRLAGAAAGLTAGAAAAAVYCLHCPEMAAPFVGFWYLLGILIPALIGTLIGPRALSW; from the coding sequence ATGAAAACGGATGACCTGATCAACATGTTGGCAAGTGGCGACATCAAGCCGCAGCCGATTCCTATTCTGCGAATCGCGACGCACATTACGCTCGGACTACTGGTGACAATCGCGCTGATGATGACGTTTCTCGGTGTGCGCGAGAACCTGTTGCAAGTGCTAATGCTGCCGGCGTTCTGGATGAAGTTCATTTTCGTCATTGCGCTGGCCAGCATTGGTTTGATTGCCGCCCGTCGCTTGTCGTCGCCGGGCGGCAAGACCAATCGTGTGCCGGCCATGCTGGCGGTGCCGATCGTAATTATCTGGAGCATTGCCGCCGTATCGCTAATGACTGCTGCACCCGGCGAGCGCGCCGAACTGTTTTGGGGCGATACGTGGAAAGCATGCCCATTTGTGATCTCGGGCTTGTCGATCCCGATTTTTATTGCGATTTTGAGCGCGATGCGTGAACTGGCCCCGACCCGTTTGCGCCTGGCCGGCGCTGCCGCTGGCCTGACTGCCGGCGCCGCCGCCGCCGCCGTCTATTGCCTGCACTGCCCAGAAATGGCAGCACCGTTTGTCGGCTTCTGGTATTTGCTGGGGATTTTAATCCCGGCCTTAATCGGCACCTTGATCGGACCCCGAGCATTATCTTGGTAG
- a CDS encoding sigma 54-interacting transcriptional regulator, whose amino-acid sequence MSPSPHALAALLSCLPIGIIARQRDGSVWFNDFLSTRHSNLASTDVPALVEWFHGGVAPVGMLEVDGDQYQVECGVLEDREALLLWPTAAAVKFAPQMEQLEQMYQDFREIYRNSFDGIFIADGTGTTLMVNEGCERNYGVPASEMIGRHVSEFQRSGLINPVIAMRVIESRQRISAVQETSIGKTIMVTGIPLLDDQGAVRKVIINSRDTTELIQLQEELARAQEKLHRFEMEVSQLRMDNPAIAGLITRSPGMQQITALAQKVAKVSATVLISGESGVGKEVLTRLIHKESAHHAGPFVKINCGAIPRDLLESELFGYEAGAFTGAQRQGKVGMIEVADKGTLFLDEIGELPLDLQVKLLQVLQDRTLTRLGGTRPIQVDVRVVAATNRDLQAMVDARQFRSDLFYRLNVVPLHVPPLRERREDILPLIQHYLDELNAQYDLDKRLSEQALAALLDYDWPGNVRELRNMVERLVVTAPESLIRSDSLPTLLRSSELESDLARLDIKARSAHFERKIVKEAVERYGNTRAAAKHLQVSQSTVVRRLKDG is encoded by the coding sequence ATGTCGCCATCACCTCATGCCCTTGCCGCCCTGTTGTCGTGCCTACCCATCGGTATCATTGCGCGCCAGCGAGATGGATCTGTGTGGTTCAATGATTTCCTCAGCACCCGTCATTCCAACCTTGCATCGACCGACGTTCCAGCACTTGTCGAATGGTTTCATGGTGGTGTAGCACCAGTAGGCATGCTTGAAGTGGATGGAGATCAATATCAGGTGGAATGTGGAGTGCTTGAAGACAGGGAAGCGCTGTTATTGTGGCCCACTGCCGCCGCAGTGAAGTTCGCGCCGCAGATGGAGCAGCTGGAGCAGATGTATCAAGACTTTCGGGAGATTTATCGCAATTCTTTCGATGGAATTTTTATCGCCGATGGTACGGGCACCACCTTAATGGTCAATGAGGGATGTGAGCGCAATTACGGCGTGCCAGCGAGCGAAATGATCGGTCGGCATGTGTCAGAATTTCAGCGCAGCGGTCTGATTAATCCCGTCATTGCCATGCGCGTGATTGAAAGTCGCCAACGTATCAGCGCGGTACAGGAAACCAGTATCGGCAAGACCATCATGGTGACCGGCATTCCCTTATTGGACGATCAAGGCGCAGTGCGAAAGGTCATCATCAACTCGCGCGACACGACCGAACTGATTCAGTTACAGGAGGAGTTGGCGCGCGCGCAGGAAAAACTGCATCGCTTCGAAATGGAGGTTAGCCAGCTACGCATGGATAATCCTGCAATCGCCGGTCTTATTACTCGCAGTCCCGGCATGCAGCAAATTACCGCACTTGCCCAGAAGGTCGCGAAGGTGAGTGCGACTGTGCTAATTAGTGGCGAATCTGGTGTCGGCAAGGAGGTGCTGACTCGCCTGATTCACAAGGAAAGTGCTCATCACGCAGGCCCTTTCGTGAAAATAAATTGTGGCGCCATACCGCGGGATTTGCTGGAGTCCGAACTGTTTGGCTACGAGGCGGGTGCTTTTACCGGGGCACAACGTCAAGGTAAGGTTGGCATGATTGAAGTGGCCGATAAAGGGACGCTGTTCCTGGATGAAATCGGCGAGTTGCCATTGGACTTGCAAGTCAAACTCTTGCAGGTTTTACAGGACCGCACGCTCACACGCTTGGGCGGTACACGGCCTATACAGGTTGATGTCAGGGTGGTCGCCGCCACCAATCGCGATTTACAGGCGATGGTTGATGCACGCCAGTTTCGCAGTGATTTGTTTTATCGGCTTAACGTGGTGCCACTCCATGTGCCGCCGCTGCGTGAGCGGCGCGAAGATATCTTGCCTCTGATCCAGCATTATCTCGACGAGCTCAATGCGCAATACGATTTGGACAAAAGATTATCGGAACAGGCCTTAGCGGCGCTGCTAGATTACGATTGGCCTGGAAACGTACGCGAGTTGCGTAACATGGTTGAACGGCTAGTAGTAACGGCACCGGAATCGTTGATCCGGTCCGATAGTTTACCGACCTTGCTGCGTTCGTCCGAACTTGAAAGTGACTTGGCACGTTTAGATATCAAGGCACGCTCCGCACACTTCGAACGCAAGATCGTAAAAGAGGCTGTGGAACGCTATGGCAACACACGTGCGGCAGCAAAACATTTGCAGGTTAGTCAATCAACCGTGGTGCGGCGGCTTAAGGACGGATGA
- a CDS encoding DUF485 domain-containing protein gives MAANLVLKERELLSASRHTLRRQSCSSPGFRDLVQTKKRIVAPLLVVSLGFFFCLTLLAGFAKPLMSTKLAGSFNIGFLLILVAYLVCWVTAVLYVRAANQIFDKKVAAIMDAEPKGSNQS, from the coding sequence ATGGCTGCAAACTTGGTACTCAAGGAACGCGAACTTCTCAGCGCTTCCCGTCACACCCTACGCCGGCAATCTTGTAGTTCGCCTGGATTCCGCGACTTAGTACAGACAAAGAAACGCATCGTGGCCCCTCTCCTAGTAGTCAGCCTAGGGTTCTTTTTCTGCCTCACGTTGCTCGCCGGATTCGCCAAGCCGCTGATGTCCACCAAGCTGGCTGGATCCTTCAACATCGGGTTCCTTCTCATCCTAGTAGCCTATTTGGTCTGCTGGGTGACTGCCGTTTTATATGTGAGGGCGGCCAATCAGATCTTCGACAAAAAGGTAGCAGCGATCATGGATGCCGAGCCTAAAGGGAGCAATCAATCATGA
- a CDS encoding methyl-accepting chemotaxis protein — translation MFSKLKIRTGLLFVLGMFSIALWTAVFMSWTYARQSAQALEAVIKLSDSQIQPLHDTERLLLSTLINMDNAYINLVKSDQVIANDYTRKASASFQEGKKAFDRYREAIKDDSDLADRSVNVIRAYDRYAEVIGKREEALYDVSLDNYAAATTDAEQADSVFASALREMINHAEMVRDNLRVESERRFMIAAYLATGMFVFSLLLVGFYWFFFNRVLLQPLKEVGAHFDRIAGGDLTAQVNVVSNNEIGALLAALQRMQQGLLQTVSTIRRATEDVDHSARDIAVGNVELSSRTEQQASALEETASALEELAAAVKQNAENTHQTNRLASDAAGDAVRGGEMMSDLVKTMGKVSASSSKISEIVGVIDGIAFQTNILALNAAVEAARAGVQGRGFAVVAAEVRSLALRSAQAAKEVKGLIGESSSYIDLGSGQVTEAGKAMQKIVTSVHNVMSTMQEISTATSEQSVGLEQVSLAVVQMDRSTQQNATLVEQTANAANDLTAQARRLVESVSVFRTANPDYRGAVKILDKARPLTIGNDDSAIVF, via the coding sequence ATGTTTTCAAAACTGAAGATTCGCACCGGCTTGTTATTTGTATTGGGTATGTTCTCTATCGCGCTTTGGACTGCTGTGTTCATGTCTTGGACATATGCACGCCAGTCAGCTCAGGCTTTAGAAGCGGTGATCAAATTGTCTGATAGCCAAATTCAACCTCTTCATGACACAGAAAGGTTGCTGCTTTCCACATTGATCAACATGGACAACGCGTATATCAATTTAGTAAAGAGCGACCAAGTCATTGCCAACGATTACACTCGTAAGGCGTCCGCTTCTTTTCAAGAGGGTAAAAAAGCGTTCGACCGATATCGAGAAGCCATCAAAGATGATAGTGATCTTGCCGACCGTTCGGTGAACGTCATCCGCGCTTACGATCGCTACGCAGAAGTAATAGGTAAGCGCGAAGAAGCGCTATACGATGTCTCTCTTGACAATTATGCGGCCGCAACAACCGATGCAGAACAAGCCGATAGTGTTTTTGCTTCTGCTTTGCGCGAGATGATTAATCACGCCGAAATGGTACGTGACAATCTTCGTGTTGAATCCGAAAGGCGATTCATGATCGCGGCCTACCTTGCGACCGGGATGTTTGTATTTTCATTGTTGCTGGTCGGGTTCTACTGGTTCTTTTTCAATCGTGTTTTGCTTCAGCCTTTAAAAGAAGTCGGCGCGCATTTTGATCGTATCGCTGGCGGTGACTTAACGGCGCAAGTCAATGTTGTTTCAAACAATGAGATTGGTGCATTGTTGGCCGCGTTGCAGCGCATGCAACAAGGACTGTTGCAGACTGTATCTACAATTAGACGGGCCACTGAGGATGTCGACCATAGTGCGCGAGACATTGCAGTAGGCAACGTCGAGTTATCGAGTAGAACGGAGCAGCAGGCTTCGGCCTTGGAAGAAACCGCATCAGCACTTGAAGAGTTGGCCGCAGCGGTTAAACAGAATGCGGAAAACACGCATCAAACCAATCGTCTTGCGAGTGATGCTGCTGGTGATGCCGTTCGCGGTGGCGAGATGATGTCGGACCTTGTCAAGACCATGGGGAAGGTTTCAGCCAGTTCTAGCAAGATATCCGAGATCGTCGGCGTAATTGACGGTATCGCTTTTCAGACCAATATTCTTGCGCTTAATGCTGCGGTTGAAGCCGCACGTGCGGGCGTGCAAGGGCGGGGTTTTGCCGTCGTCGCCGCAGAGGTACGGTCACTGGCATTGCGCAGCGCACAGGCCGCAAAGGAAGTGAAAGGATTGATAGGAGAGTCTTCTTCTTATATTGACCTTGGTTCCGGGCAGGTCACAGAAGCTGGCAAAGCCATGCAAAAAATAGTCACATCCGTTCACAACGTCATGAGCACGATGCAGGAGATATCGACTGCGACCTCGGAGCAATCGGTTGGGCTCGAACAGGTTAGTTTAGCAGTCGTGCAAATGGATCGATCTACACAGCAAAATGCGACGCTGGTTGAACAAACAGCTAACGCCGCCAACGACCTCACGGCTCAGGCTAGGCGTCTTGTCGAGTCCGTTTCAGTTTTTCGTACTGCCAATCCAGACTATCGTGGTGCCGTGAAAATACTTGATAAAGCACGGCCGCTGACCATCGGTAATGATGATTCCGCAATAGTATTTTAA
- a CDS encoding DUF1223 domain-containing protein, whose product MKLTALTIFACALYTALPSYAGNTCEVKSNVSTAALVELYTSEGCSNCPPADKQLSRVRELVGPSANVVPLSLHVSYWDSIGWKDVFAKKAFDDRQSELLANKQSRVVYTPQFFVNGNELRSWRDNLPSAIRQINARPAPVVITLKTSAGPNNTIMLDAIVKSIDVNAKISGDLYVAISENGLTSRVLRGENGGVTLHHDNTVRLWYGPIHLLQGNAQFKQEVKLPVEWNRQNLNAIAFVQDQRDGNVLQVVSTAKCMPTAT is encoded by the coding sequence ATGAAACTAACCGCACTGACCATTTTTGCATGTGCACTGTACACTGCTCTGCCATCGTATGCCGGGAATACCTGCGAAGTCAAAAGTAACGTATCGACTGCCGCCCTGGTCGAACTGTACACAAGTGAAGGCTGCTCTAATTGCCCTCCCGCAGACAAACAATTGAGTCGGGTAAGAGAACTAGTGGGGCCAAGTGCAAATGTCGTTCCGCTTTCTCTGCACGTCAGCTATTGGGATTCGATTGGCTGGAAAGACGTCTTCGCGAAAAAAGCATTTGATGATCGACAAAGTGAATTGCTGGCAAACAAACAGAGCCGCGTCGTGTACACCCCACAGTTTTTTGTCAACGGCAATGAGCTACGTTCATGGCGCGACAATCTGCCGAGTGCGATACGTCAGATCAATGCGCGACCAGCACCAGTTGTCATTACACTGAAAACGTCGGCGGGCCCTAACAATACAATAATGCTGGACGCGATAGTTAAGTCGATCGATGTGAATGCAAAGATCAGTGGCGATCTATACGTTGCGATTAGCGAAAACGGATTGACATCACGGGTACTGCGCGGCGAGAACGGTGGCGTCACACTGCATCACGACAATACGGTACGACTTTGGTACGGGCCGATCCATTTATTGCAAGGTAATGCGCAATTCAAGCAAGAAGTAAAATTGCCAGTTGAATGGAATCGGCAAAACCTGAATGCCATTGCCTTTGTGCAGGACCAACGTGATGGCAATGTACTGCAAGTCGTCAGCACGGCAAAATGCATGCCGACCGCGACGTAA
- a CDS encoding sigma-70 family RNA polymerase sigma factor yields MQRIQGGEQQSVSQAETRLRALLLEGLNGSENAYRQFLQMTATHLRAFLRRRLSHWPDQVEDLVQESLLAIHNQRTTYDKGAPLTAWMYAIAKYKLIDWLRRHARRESQNDPLDDENEIFSTADADAHEARRDLSKVLETLPPQQRAAILHTKVDGWSMRETAVVLKMSESNVKIAVHRGLKTLAAKLRNES; encoded by the coding sequence ATGCAACGTATTCAGGGGGGAGAGCAGCAATCGGTCAGCCAAGCTGAAACGCGGTTGCGCGCTCTATTGTTGGAGGGGCTAAACGGTAGCGAAAATGCGTATCGTCAATTTTTACAGATGACGGCTACGCATTTGCGTGCTTTTTTGCGCAGACGCCTAAGCCACTGGCCGGATCAGGTGGAAGATTTGGTGCAAGAATCGCTATTGGCGATCCACAACCAGCGTACGACCTATGACAAGGGCGCGCCGCTAACGGCGTGGATGTATGCTATTGCCAAGTACAAGCTGATCGACTGGTTACGACGACACGCAAGACGCGAATCACAAAACGATCCGTTGGACGATGAAAATGAAATTTTCTCGACCGCCGATGCCGATGCACACGAAGCACGACGCGATCTAAGTAAGGTACTGGAAACGTTACCACCACAACAGCGCGCCGCTATTTTGCATACCAAAGTTGATGGTTGGTCGATGCGCGAGACCGCTGTCGTGTTGAAGATGTCGGAATCCAACGTCAAAATTGCTGTGCATCGCGGCCTGAAAACGTTGGCGGCCAAATTACGGAACGAATCATGA
- a CDS encoding PAS domain-containing protein has protein sequence MPKFDSFGKKVWIIKLSQSNKPTIVGYAAALFSVALAFFVLSVMRPQFSAAPTPLFLCAIMFTAWVGGTGPCFFSIVLSVLAYDYFFVTPLHSFVINGRHSFRILFFSMAAIFIGGLAAAQQSAVRSAKRASDKLALAIDDLKSVNLKLEMENTERNRIHESLRYSEAFLTEGQKISRTGSWRWNIEVHSLEWSDEHYRIFGYEPSSDMSCFEMYSSRAHPTDHLLLANVVKEAVAKKQRFECDYRIILSAGSIRFLRGIGMPVFSRNDHFEGYIGVTVDITAQRQAEDSLRKSEQEFRTLAENSPDGVIRYDRDCKRIYVNPAHLRNMGVEYDDAVNVTLDSYWGADMTVDEYRAILRSVMTTGQPAEVSGRWTRPDGGIVFFAVHAVAEFDSKGEAESVLAISRNITSIIEAENQLRQSQKLLRQLADRSETSIEDERKHIARELHDDLAQHLSALRMNVSVMKLEFGHLSSAFSGQAETMIERLDATIKIARNVITALRPTALDMGIVQALEWLVKDFSTHKEISCRLHIHDENLILSDRSATAIFRIAQESLRNISRHAEACNVDVNLSHKDGMCLLAIRDDGRGFNTTNVPFNSFGLMGIKERVLILGGKVEIESEEGQGTTIRVNIPTTE, from the coding sequence TTGCCGAAATTTGATTCATTTGGGAAGAAAGTGTGGATTATTAAACTTTCACAAAGTAACAAGCCAACTATTGTTGGCTATGCTGCCGCTCTCTTTTCGGTGGCGTTAGCGTTTTTCGTTCTTTCTGTCATGAGACCGCAATTTTCTGCGGCACCCACGCCATTATTTTTATGCGCAATCATGTTTACAGCGTGGGTAGGTGGAACCGGACCATGCTTCTTTTCCATCGTCCTGTCGGTTCTGGCCTACGATTACTTCTTCGTAACACCCTTGCATTCATTCGTCATAAATGGACGACACTCCTTTCGTATTCTTTTCTTTTCGATGGCGGCGATCTTCATCGGCGGGCTTGCGGCTGCGCAGCAATCTGCAGTGCGAAGTGCTAAGCGCGCAAGCGACAAACTCGCCTTGGCAATAGATGATCTTAAAAGCGTTAATTTAAAACTAGAGATGGAGAATACGGAGCGCAATCGTATCCACGAATCACTTCGCTATAGCGAAGCGTTTTTGACAGAAGGACAAAAAATAAGTCGCACGGGCAGTTGGCGCTGGAATATAGAGGTGCACTCTCTTGAGTGGTCAGACGAACATTACCGCATCTTTGGTTATGAACCATCGTCAGACATGTCCTGCTTCGAAATGTATTCCAGTCGAGCGCATCCAACCGACCATCTTCTCCTAGCGAATGTCGTCAAAGAAGCAGTAGCTAAAAAACAGCGGTTCGAATGCGATTACAGGATTATCCTTTCGGCGGGCAGCATACGGTTTTTGCGTGGGATTGGGATGCCTGTTTTTTCTCGGAATGACCACTTCGAAGGCTACATTGGTGTGACAGTCGACATCACGGCTCAGCGTCAAGCGGAAGATTCATTGCGGAAAAGCGAACAGGAATTTCGTACGCTGGCAGAAAATTCGCCTGATGGCGTGATTCGTTACGATCGAGACTGTAAAAGAATTTATGTAAATCCGGCGCACCTCAGAAACATGGGCGTTGAATATGATGATGCAGTTAATGTCACATTGGATTCCTACTGGGGAGCCGATATGACAGTGGATGAGTATCGGGCGATACTCAGAAGTGTGATGACTACTGGACAGCCAGCGGAGGTTAGTGGCCGGTGGACTCGACCTGATGGGGGCATCGTGTTTTTTGCCGTCCACGCTGTGGCCGAGTTCGACTCGAAAGGCGAGGCTGAAAGCGTTTTGGCGATTAGTCGCAATATCACATCGATCATAGAGGCCGAAAATCAATTGAGGCAATCTCAGAAGCTTCTACGTCAATTGGCGGATCGCAGTGAAACCTCTATCGAGGATGAACGTAAACATATTGCAAGAGAACTACATGACGATCTCGCTCAGCATCTTTCTGCGCTGCGGATGAATGTATCAGTAATGAAATTGGAGTTCGGTCATCTAAGCTCGGCATTTAGTGGGCAAGCGGAAACCATGATTGAGCGTCTAGACGCAACTATTAAAATAGCGCGCAATGTTATTACGGCGTTGCGTCCGACGGCTTTGGACATGGGTATCGTTCAGGCTTTGGAATGGTTGGTGAAGGATTTTTCCACGCATAAAGAAATTTCTTGTCGGCTTCATATTCATGACGAGAATTTGATCTTGAGTGATCGATCTGCCACGGCAATTTTTCGCATTGCTCAGGAGTCGCTGAGAAACATCTCACGTCATGCCGAAGCTTGTAACGTTGACGTTAATCTTAGTCACAAGGATGGAATGTGTCTCCTAGCTATTCGCGATGATGGTCGGGGATTCAATACAACCAACGTTCCATTTAACTCTTTTGGTCTTATGGGAATAAAGGAGCGCGTGTTGATTCTGGGTGGAAAAGTAGAAATTGAGAGCGAAGAAGGCCAAGGTACAACTATCCGGGTAAATATCCCGACAACGGAGTGA
- a CDS encoding chlorite dismutase family protein — protein sequence MNERLFGFVGGDSGAWEVTQMRAVKGAPLPEVKTIAILNGFSIQGHHAHWVLRGVTSNERYVTKEEKSRLIATQEGLGRTESTLAALIPIRKNASWWLLTQEERREILEERSHHIQIGMAYLPAIARRLYHCRDIGTPEPFDFLTWFEFSPSDASQFDDLVAQLRTTHEWSYIDHEIDIRLARKNG from the coding sequence ATGAACGAACGACTTTTTGGTTTTGTTGGAGGCGACTCAGGTGCGTGGGAAGTCACGCAAATGCGTGCTGTTAAAGGTGCACCACTCCCTGAAGTAAAGACCATTGCAATACTAAACGGATTTTCGATCCAAGGACATCATGCTCACTGGGTTCTTCGTGGAGTGACTAGCAACGAACGTTACGTGACTAAAGAAGAAAAGAGTCGCTTGATTGCTACGCAAGAGGGATTGGGACGTACTGAATCAACATTAGCTGCATTAATTCCCATTCGAAAAAATGCTTCCTGGTGGTTGCTCACTCAGGAAGAGCGACGAGAGATTCTCGAAGAACGTTCCCATCACATTCAAATTGGCATGGCTTATTTACCCGCTATCGCACGGCGGCTATACCACTGTCGCGACATTGGAACACCTGAGCCATTCGATTTTTTGACATGGTTTGAATTTAGCCCTTCTGACGCTTCTCAATTTGATGATTTAGTGGCGCAGTTACGTACTACTCACGAATGGTCTTACATTGATCACGAGATTGACATAAGACTTGCCAGGAAAAATGGTTAA